In a single window of the Ruminococcus albus 7 = DSM 20455 genome:
- a CDS encoding elongation factor G, which translates to MKKFDSTKIKNIAVAGHAGSGKTSLTEALLYKSGTVDRLGKVLDGTTVSDYTADEIKRKCSVYTSLSVMETSDLKVNLLDTPGLFDYESGMVEGIYASGCVLITVSAKSGVKVGTHKAYECAKKFGKPTMFVVTKIDDENANFNNVLTQLKSEFGPTVCPVVVPVIADRKIVSYINLIEMKAYKYVDGKAVETDMPTAEVSEKMEYRIDGLIEAVSEAVAETDEELMDKFFSGESFTQKELIDGIHRGMNSGVITPVTCVSSTDLSGVDMLLKEIDLLLPPPSEKDAMVGETASGDTIEVECKESDPLAAFVFKTVADPFVGKMSFIKVFAGVLKPNMEIVNATTGSTEKVGKLMTLVGKKQIDITEAGAGDIVVASKMNVNTNDTICDASRVVKFEAIEFPKPCYKMAVKATKQGDESKISAAIARLLEEDLTLKYELDPSTNEMILSTLGGLHLDSVQGRLKSDFGVDMDVVSPKISYRETIRKKVKVQGRHKKQSGGHGQYGDVWIEFEPCVSDDLIFEEKVFGGAVPKNFFPAVEKGLQESVKKGVLAGFPVVGLKAILVDGSYHPVDSSEMAFKMAASIAYKEGLRQAEPILLEPIGALNLIVPDDNTGDMMGELNKRRGRVLGMNPTDKHGLTEIVAEVPMAEMQDFTLTLRQMTQGRGSFTFEKVRYEPLPANLVADVIAKNAVTD; encoded by the coding sequence TTGAAAAAGTTTGACAGTACAAAGATCAAGAATATTGCCGTTGCAGGTCACGCAGGGTCAGGTAAGACCTCACTGACAGAGGCTTTGTTATATAAGAGCGGAACAGTTGACAGACTTGGCAAGGTACTCGACGGTACCACCGTTTCGGACTACACTGCAGACGAGATAAAGAGAAAATGCTCGGTATACACTTCCCTTTCCGTTATGGAAACAAGTGATCTGAAAGTTAATCTGCTTGATACTCCCGGTCTGTTTGACTACGAGAGCGGCATGGTAGAGGGCATATACGCAAGCGGATGTGTGCTGATAACCGTATCGGCAAAGTCGGGCGTAAAGGTCGGCACTCACAAGGCTTACGAGTGCGCTAAGAAATTCGGCAAGCCCACCATGTTCGTTGTAACAAAGATAGATGACGAGAACGCTAACTTCAACAACGTGCTTACACAGTTAAAGAGCGAATTCGGTCCTACCGTTTGCCCTGTTGTCGTACCCGTCATCGCTGACAGAAAGATAGTAAGCTACATCAATCTCATCGAGATGAAGGCATACAAATACGTGGACGGCAAGGCTGTTGAAACAGATATGCCCACAGCTGAGGTATCCGAGAAAATGGAATACCGTATCGACGGTCTGATTGAGGCTGTATCCGAGGCTGTTGCCGAGACCGATGAGGAACTTATGGACAAGTTCTTCTCGGGCGAATCCTTCACACAAAAGGAACTCATTGACGGTATACACAGAGGTATGAACTCCGGTGTCATCACTCCTGTTACCTGTGTATCCTCCACCGATCTTTCGGGTGTTGATATGCTGCTGAAAGAGATCGACCTGCTGCTGCCTCCTCCCTCGGAGAAGGATGCTATGGTAGGCGAAACTGCAAGCGGTGATACGATCGAAGTAGAGTGCAAGGAATCGGATCCTCTGGCAGCATTCGTATTCAAGACAGTTGCGGATCCATTCGTTGGCAAGATGTCGTTCATCAAGGTATTTGCAGGTGTACTGAAGCCCAATATGGAGATAGTAAACGCTACCACCGGCAGCACCGAAAAAGTCGGCAAGCTGATGACCCTGGTTGGCAAGAAGCAGATAGATATAACCGAAGCAGGCGCAGGCGACATCGTTGTTGCAAGCAAGATGAACGTCAACACCAATGACACTATCTGCGATGCATCGAGAGTTGTAAAATTCGAGGCTATCGAATTCCCGAAGCCTTGCTACAAAATGGCTGTAAAGGCTACAAAGCAGGGTGATGAAAGCAAGATATCCGCAGCTATAGCAAGGCTGCTGGAGGAGGATCTTACTCTTAAATATGAGCTTGATCCCTCTACTAATGAGATGATACTCTCAACACTGGGCGGTCTGCATCTTGATTCCGTACAGGGCAGACTAAAGAGTGATTTCGGTGTGGATATGGACGTGGTATCGCCTAAGATAAGCTACCGCGAGACTATCCGCAAGAAGGTCAAGGTACAGGGCAGACACAAGAAACAGTCGGGCGGTCACGGACAGTACGGCGATGTATGGATAGAGTTCGAGCCTTGTGTATCTGACGATCTGATATTCGAGGAGAAGGTATTCGGCGGTGCTGTGCCCAAGAACTTCTTCCCCGCAGTTGAAAAGGGACTTCAGGAGAGCGTAAAGAAGGGCGTGCTGGCAGGTTTCCCTGTTGTGGGACTTAAAGCTATACTGGTTGACGGTTCTTACCACCCTGTTGACTCTTCCGAAATGGCATTCAAAATGGCAGCTTCCATAGCTTACAAGGAGGGTCTGAGACAGGCTGAACCTATACTCCTTGAACCAATAGGTGCGCTGAACTTAATTGTACCCGATGACAATACAGGCGACATGATGGGCGAGCTGAATAAGCGCCGCGGCAGAGTCCTCGGCATGAACCCCACCGATAAACACGGTCTGACCGAGATAGTAGCAGAAGTTCCCATGGCAGAGATGCAGGACTTCACCCTGACCCTCAGACAGATGACACAGGGCAGAGGAAGCTTCACATTTGAGAAGGTAAGATACGAACCCCTCCCCGCAAACCTGGTGGCTGATGTAATCGCTAAGAATGCAGTGACCGATTGA
- a CDS encoding cation:proton antiporter, with product MLFSFAVIFLAGLGAGALFQMMKLPRVIGMLAAGIVVGPFVLGLLDDKVLSVSGELRQTALIIILIKAGLALDLSDLKKVGRSAVLMSFLPACFEMTGYLIFAPFLLGTSLTDSALMGAVLSAVSPAVVVPRMVSLIEKKRGTEKGIPQMILAGASCDDVFVIVLFSTFLTMAQGGGAKLSGLLDIPVSIALGLLLGACAGIMVYMLFEYSFRRGMKIRGSIKAIVLLSAAFLLMTAESAAKPYAAVSGLLAVVAMACVLKLKSEVSVTKGLSEKFGKIWIAAEVILFVMVGAAVDIRYTLSAGASAAAMIFIALIFRAVGVVICTAGTKLDIRERLFCVIAYLPKATVQAAIGSVPMAAGLSCGKTILSVAVMGIILTAPLGAIGIDMTCDRLLSDDRRS from the coding sequence ATGCTGTTTTCTTTTGCTGTGATATTTCTTGCAGGACTTGGCGCAGGGGCGCTTTTTCAGATGATGAAACTACCGAGGGTCATAGGTATGCTGGCTGCGGGGATAGTCGTGGGACCTTTTGTACTGGGGCTTCTCGATGACAAGGTGCTGTCGGTATCAGGTGAACTCCGTCAGACGGCGCTCATCATAATCCTTATAAAGGCAGGACTGGCACTTGATCTTTCAGACCTGAAAAAAGTCGGACGGTCGGCGGTGCTGATGAGTTTTCTTCCTGCCTGTTTTGAGATGACGGGGTATCTTATATTCGCGCCCTTTCTTCTCGGGACTTCGCTGACTGATTCGGCTTTGATGGGTGCTGTACTAAGCGCTGTATCCCCTGCGGTGGTAGTTCCGCGCATGGTATCTCTTATCGAGAAAAAGCGCGGCACCGAAAAGGGCATACCGCAGATGATACTTGCAGGGGCATCATGCGATGATGTATTTGTGATAGTGCTGTTCTCGACCTTCCTGACAATGGCGCAGGGGGGTGGTGCGAAACTTTCGGGGCTGCTGGACATTCCTGTTTCGATAGCACTGGGACTTCTGCTGGGGGCTTGTGCGGGCATCATGGTGTATATGCTGTTTGAATATTCTTTCAGGCGCGGCATGAAGATCCGCGGCAGCATTAAAGCGATAGTACTGCTTTCGGCAGCTTTTCTGCTGATGACCGCTGAGAGTGCAGCCAAGCCTTACGCAGCAGTTTCGGGACTTTTAGCTGTGGTGGCTATGGCTTGCGTGCTGAAGCTGAAAAGCGAGGTATCTGTTACGAAAGGGCTTTCGGAAAAGTTTGGTAAAATATGGATAGCAGCAGAAGTTATACTCTTTGTGATGGTTGGGGCTGCTGTGGATATAAGGTACACCCTTTCGGCAGGGGCTTCTGCGGCGGCTATGATATTCATAGCCCTGATATTCCGCGCCGTGGGCGTTGTGATATGCACAGCAGGAACTAAGCTTGATATCAGGGAAAGGCTTTTCTGCGTTATAGCCTACCTTCCGAAAGCTACAGTACAGGCAGCTATAGGTTCAGTACCTATGGCTGCGGGGCTGTCCTGCGGAAAGACCATACTTTCGGTGGCGGTAATGGGTATAATACTGACTGCGCCCCTGGGTGCGATAGGTATAGATATGACTTGTGACAGGCTGCTTTCCGATGACCGAAGATCCTGA
- the aepX gene encoding phosphoenolpyruvate mutase — MTLLILDSGRGSRMGGMTDTHPKCMTEISDKETILSRQLSLAASEGLKKVVITTGYLADVLEDYVRSLDMPLDITFVHNDEFDRTNYMWSIYLARHILDDDIILMHGDLVFDSLVLHEVIAHEGSCMAVSSSVPLPEKDFKAVIEDGKIVRVGVEFFDNAEAAQPLYKLTKQDFRTWLDNITAYCESGIDEKRTCYAEKALNEVSGECDIRPLDVDELLCSEIDNADDLEKVSRKLDSIKHRNVYMCFSTDIIHNGHISIIKKAAELGRLTVGVLSDEAVAGYKRFPLLPFEERRTMFENISGVDCVVGQQELSYRENIMRLRPDIVVHGDDWRTGVQKPIREETISLLAEYGGRLVEYPYSYDEKYIGLERRSLAELSTPGIRRSRLKKMLGIKGLITAMEAHSGLTGLIVENTSVCENGGIKQFDAMWISSLCDSTARGKPDIELVDMTSRYRTVDEIMEVTAKPIIFDGDTGGIAEHFVYTVRTLERMGVSMVIIEDKTGLKKNSLFGNEVVQTQADIKDFCAKISAGKRAQKTSDFMICARIESLILEKGVEDALERAFAYTEAGADAIMIHSRKKDPAEVFEFVERFRAQDADTPIVVVPTAFDSVTEEEFKARGVNIVIYANQLTRSGFPAMKKAAEMILKNHRAQECDEICMPFGEIIRLIPDDIKEDNYGR, encoded by the coding sequence ATGACACTGCTTATACTTGATTCGGGCAGGGGTTCCCGAATGGGTGGAATGACTGATACTCACCCTAAATGCATGACAGAGATATCGGATAAAGAGACTATCCTCAGCCGACAGCTGTCCCTTGCGGCTTCTGAAGGGCTGAAAAAAGTGGTCATCACTACGGGCTATCTTGCCGATGTGCTGGAGGACTATGTAAGAAGCCTTGATATGCCCCTTGATATTACGTTTGTACACAATGATGAGTTTGATAGAACAAACTATATGTGGTCAATATACTTAGCACGTCATATTCTCGATGACGATATCATACTCATGCACGGCGACCTTGTTTTTGACAGCCTTGTTCTCCATGAAGTCATAGCCCATGAGGGCAGCTGCATGGCTGTATCCTCATCTGTACCTCTGCCTGAAAAGGACTTCAAGGCAGTTATTGAAGACGGTAAGATAGTCAGGGTGGGTGTGGAGTTTTTTGATAACGCAGAAGCTGCACAGCCCCTTTATAAGCTGACGAAGCAAGACTTCCGCACATGGCTTGATAATATCACAGCCTACTGCGAAAGCGGTATTGACGAAAAGCGCACCTGCTATGCGGAGAAAGCACTGAACGAAGTTTCGGGTGAATGTGATATACGTCCCCTTGATGTGGATGAACTGCTTTGCAGTGAGATAGACAATGCTGATGATCTTGAAAAAGTGTCCCGAAAACTGGATAGCATAAAGCACAGAAACGTGTATATGTGCTTTTCGACCGATATAATACATAACGGTCATATATCTATAATAAAGAAAGCTGCAGAGCTTGGCAGGCTCACGGTAGGTGTGCTTTCAGATGAAGCAGTAGCAGGCTACAAGCGGTTTCCGCTGCTGCCCTTTGAGGAGCGCAGGACCATGTTTGAGAATATAAGCGGAGTAGACTGTGTGGTGGGTCAGCAGGAACTTTCGTACCGTGAGAATATAATGCGGCTGCGCCCCGATATAGTTGTACACGGTGATGACTGGCGCACAGGTGTTCAGAAGCCCATACGTGAGGAAACGATCTCCCTTCTTGCGGAGTACGGCGGCAGGCTGGTGGAGTATCCCTATTCTTATGATGAAAAATACATCGGGCTGGAGCGCCGTTCTCTGGCAGAACTTTCCACTCCCGGTATAAGGCGCAGCAGGCTGAAAAAGATGCTGGGCATAAAAGGTCTTATAACCGCTATGGAAGCCCACAGCGGTCTTACGGGGCTTATAGTTGAAAACACTTCCGTATGCGAGAACGGCGGAATAAAGCAGTTCGATGCCATGTGGATAAGCTCCCTGTGTGATTCCACCGCGAGGGGCAAGCCCGATATCGAGCTGGTGGACATGACCAGCCGTTACAGGACAGTTGATGAGATAATGGAGGTCACTGCCAAGCCTATAATATTCGACGGTGATACAGGCGGTATCGCGGAGCATTTTGTATATACCGTCCGCACCCTTGAACGCATGGGCGTATCAATGGTGATAATAGAGGACAAGACCGGGCTTAAAAAGAACAGTCTTTTCGGAAATGAAGTCGTGCAGACGCAGGCTGATATAAAGGACTTCTGTGCCAAGATAAGCGCCGGCAAGCGTGCGCAGAAGACCTCCGATTTTATGATATGTGCAAGGATAGAAAGTCTTATACTGGAAAAAGGTGTTGAGGACGCGCTTGAAAGGGCTTTTGCCTATACCGAAGCAGGTGCTGATGCAATAATGATACACAGCAGAAAGAAAGACCCTGCTGAAGTTTTTGAGTTTGTTGAAAGATTCAGGGCGCAGGACGCTGACACACCTATCGTTGTAGTGCCTACGGCTTTTGATTCTGTTACGGAGGAAGAATTCAAGGCGCGTGGCGTGAACATTGTGATATATGCAAATCAGCTTACGCGAAGCGGTTTTCCTGCCATGAAAAAGGCGGCGGAGATGATACTGAAAAATCACCGCGCACAGGAATGTGATGAAATATGTATGCCCTTCGGTGAGATAATAAGACTGATACCGGATGATATAAAGGAAGATAATTATGGACGTTAA
- the aepY gene encoding phosphonopyruvate decarboxylase produces the protein MDVKLLEHMIGADFYTGVPDSLLRPLCDYIMDTYSTDPSHHIIAANEGNCTAIAAGYHLATGKVPVVYMQNSGEGNIINPAASLLNRKVYAIPMLFIIGWRGEPGVHDEPQHIYQGEVTLKLLDDMDIESFVISSDTAESDIRTALERFRKAFAEGRQAAFVVRKGALTYDKKISYKNDYTMSREEVIRHIVSFTGDDPVVSTTGKASRELFEIREQNGQGHGRDLLTVGSMGHTSSIALGIALQKKDKTVWCIDGDGSMLMHMGSLAVTGQICPENLVHIVINNSAHETVGGMPTAAGQTDITGIARACGYLRVYTADSFEALDKVLAEVRNGRGLAFVEVKCALGSRADLGRPTTTAIENKEHFMAHLAKD, from the coding sequence ATGGACGTTAAATTACTTGAACATATGATAGGGGCTGACTTCTATACAGGAGTACCCGACAGCCTTTTAAGACCGCTTTGCGACTATATTATGGATACTTATTCCACTGACCCCTCACATCATATAATAGCGGCAAACGAGGGCAACTGCACAGCCATAGCCGCAGGGTATCATCTGGCAACTGGGAAAGTGCCTGTGGTTTATATGCAGAATTCGGGGGAGGGGAATATCATCAACCCTGCCGCAAGTTTGCTGAACAGAAAGGTATATGCCATACCCATGCTTTTCATAATAGGCTGGCGCGGTGAACCCGGAGTACATGATGAACCCCAGCACATCTATCAGGGAGAGGTGACTTTGAAACTCCTTGATGATATGGATATTGAAAGCTTCGTTATAAGCAGTGATACCGCCGAAAGTGATATACGCACTGCACTGGAAAGATTTAGGAAAGCCTTTGCTGAGGGCAGACAGGCGGCTTTCGTTGTGCGCAAGGGCGCACTGACTTATGATAAGAAGATATCCTATAAAAACGACTATACAATGTCACGCGAGGAGGTCATCAGACATATAGTATCATTTACAGGGGATGACCCTGTGGTATCTACCACGGGAAAAGCAAGCCGCGAACTTTTCGAGATAAGAGAACAGAATGGTCAGGGTCACGGCAGAGATCTTCTCACTGTGGGTTCAATGGGACATACTTCATCTATCGCACTGGGGATAGCACTTCAGAAGAAAGATAAAACGGTATGGTGTATAGACGGTGACGGTTCAATGCTTATGCACATGGGAAGCCTTGCTGTAACAGGGCAGATATGTCCCGAGAACCTTGTACATATCGTGATAAATAATTCTGCCCACGAAACTGTGGGCGGTATGCCGACAGCTGCGGGGCAGACGGATATAACAGGTATAGCCCGTGCCTGCGGATACCTCAGGGTATACACAGCGGACAGTTTTGAAGCCCTTGACAAAGTTCTTGCCGAAGTGCGTAACGGCAGGGGGCTTGCTTTTGTTGAAGTGAAATGCGCACTGGGTTCACGCGCAGACCTTGGCAGACCCACCACCACTGCCATAGAAAACAAGGAGCATTTTATGGCACATCTTGCAAAGGACTGA
- a CDS encoding alpha/beta hydrolase, with product MKLCVIFPGIGYHCEKPLLYYSAKLAKSKGYDVIPLKFSGFDNSTKGNEEKMSAAAAHALEQAEAQLTDTDFSKYEKIVFIGKSIGTIACLAYRERYGTNASCILLTPLAMTFESLSHRCTAFHGTADQWADTEAIRKLCIKHLVPLHEYENANHSLETGDTFTDIRTLLDVTEKIADLL from the coding sequence ATGAAGCTATGTGTGATTTTTCCCGGCATAGGCTACCACTGCGAAAAGCCCCTGCTGTACTATTCGGCAAAACTCGCCAAAAGCAAGGGCTATGATGTGATACCTCTGAAATTTTCGGGATTCGATAATTCAACAAAGGGCAACGAAGAAAAAATGTCAGCCGCTGCCGCACACGCCCTTGAACAGGCAGAAGCACAGCTGACTGACACCGATTTCTCAAAATACGAAAAAATAGTATTCATCGGCAAAAGCATAGGCACGATAGCCTGCCTTGCTTACAGGGAGCGATACGGTACAAATGCCTCCTGCATACTTCTGACACCCCTTGCCATGACTTTTGAAAGCCTATCTCACCGCTGTACAGCTTTCCACGGCACAGCCGACCAATGGGCTGACACCGAAGCTATCCGCAAGCTTTGCATAAAGCATCTTGTGCCGCTCCATGAGTATGAAAACGCAAACCATTCCCTTGAAACAGGCGATACTTTCACCGATATCCGTACACTCCTCGATGTTACCGAAAAAATAGCTGATTTACTCTGA
- the add gene encoding adenosine deaminase: MDRTGRYFPDRYIDLHLHLDGAVTADIAKRLADMQGMILPAEGEALEKLLSVGEDCRDLNEFLECFELPLKLLQTAEALSECAYLVAENMREQGVIYAEIRFAPQLHCENGLSQRDAVEAVMEGLSRSELKTGLILCCMRGKDIEDKNLETAELAEEYLGKGVCALDLAGAEGLFPTADFAELFEKVRESGVPFTIHAGEADGAESVRKAIEFGAARIGHGVRIYEDPELVSVIAERGIPLEMCPTSNRLTHAVEDMENYPFTEYLRRGIKVMINTDDPAIERTDIAAEFRYMERRFGLTAEQEREVLLNAADAAFASDEVKEWMRAQLIRGVNEP, from the coding sequence ATGGATAGAACAGGAAGATATTTTCCGGACAGATATATAGATCTGCATCTGCATCTTGACGGGGCTGTGACAGCGGATATAGCAAAACGTCTTGCGGATATGCAGGGCATGATACTGCCTGCTGAGGGCGAAGCGCTTGAAAAGCTGCTTTCGGTGGGGGAGGACTGCAGGGATCTCAATGAGTTCCTTGAATGTTTTGAACTGCCCCTGAAGCTTTTGCAGACGGCTGAAGCCCTAAGCGAGTGCGCATACCTTGTGGCTGAAAATATGCGTGAACAGGGAGTTATCTATGCTGAGATAAGGTTTGCGCCGCAGCTGCACTGTGAGAATGGGCTTAGTCAGCGTGATGCTGTTGAGGCTGTAATGGAAGGACTTTCGCGCAGTGAACTTAAAACAGGGCTGATACTATGCTGTATGAGGGGAAAGGATATTGAGGACAAGAATCTTGAAACGGCTGAACTGGCGGAGGAATATCTCGGCAAAGGGGTATGCGCTCTTGACCTTGCAGGTGCGGAGGGGCTTTTTCCCACGGCGGATTTTGCGGAGCTTTTTGAAAAAGTCCGTGAGAGCGGTGTACCTTTCACCATACACGCAGGAGAAGCAGACGGCGCAGAGAGTGTCAGAAAAGCGATAGAATTCGGGGCGGCACGTATCGGTCACGGGGTACGGATATACGAAGACCCTGAACTGGTATCTGTGATAGCCGAACGCGGCATACCTCTTGAGATGTGCCCTACGAGCAACAGGCTTACTCATGCGGTGGAGGATATGGAAAATTATCCCTTTACGGAATATCTCAGACGAGGGATAAAAGTGATGATAAACACTGATGATCCTGCTATCGAGCGTACCGATATCGCGGCGGAGTTCAGGTATATGGAGCGACGTTTCGGGCTTACTGCGGAACAGGAGAGAGAAGTTCTGCTTAACGCGGCAGATGCGGCTTTTGCGTCCGATGAGGTCAAGGAATGGATGAGGGCTCAGCTTATCCGGGGGGTGAATGAACCATGA
- a CDS encoding ATP-binding cassette domain-containing protein: MMEYRDTILAVLAVSEILEIIGAYGIFKKCGIRPWLAFIPFLRHGRMGKCACREQEGSSMMLLSFGIVLTTVTWCVYKTNSLQSMISVFLLMLLMIPFTIYSIRVYFGLAAAFGRNRLWVIPWVLLRGPIAILWGYGRHFDTVDEYPFDAEEAAPEVSGIEAESSGGGLSININKRTAMNFLQRKVLLRDIHLSVPKGHMVLLLGGSGSGKTTFLNAVTGYEKAKAVIKLGGNNIYKDYKSMKYDIGFVPQQDLVRGSDTVYRTLSDAALLRLPSDMKYDERRKRINSVLDTFGLTPVKGSLVDKLSGGQRKRLSIAIEYISDPTLFILDEPDSGLDGVMARALFEKLRAIADSGKIVIVITHTPDRVADLFDDVIVVAKDANRTGRLAYYGAREKSYGFFGKKSMEEILMSVNRREEGGEGKADEFVRKYAAAAAGGEL, translated from the coding sequence ATGATGGAGTACAGGGATACGATACTTGCCGTATTGGCGGTATCAGAAATACTGGAGATAATCGGTGCTTACGGCATATTCAAAAAATGCGGCATAAGACCGTGGCTGGCATTCATACCCTTTTTAAGGCATGGCAGGATGGGTAAATGCGCCTGCAGAGAGCAGGAAGGCAGTTCGATGATGCTGCTGAGCTTCGGCATAGTGCTGACCACGGTGACATGGTGTGTATACAAGACCAATTCACTGCAAAGCATGATATCAGTATTCTTGCTGATGCTGCTGATGATACCATTTACCATATACAGCATACGTGTATATTTCGGACTTGCTGCAGCCTTCGGGCGCAACAGGCTGTGGGTAATACCGTGGGTACTGCTGAGGGGTCCCATAGCTATTTTGTGGGGATATGGCAGACATTTTGATACTGTAGATGAATACCCCTTCGATGCAGAGGAAGCGGCACCTGAGGTCAGCGGTATAGAAGCTGAATCCTCGGGCGGCGGACTTTCGATAAACATAAACAAGCGTACAGCTATGAACTTTCTGCAGAGAAAGGTACTGCTCAGGGATATACACCTGAGTGTACCGAAAGGTCATATGGTTCTGCTGCTTGGGGGCTCGGGTTCGGGCAAGACTACTTTTCTGAATGCTGTTACGGGCTATGAAAAGGCAAAGGCTGTTATCAAGCTGGGCGGAAACAATATCTACAAGGACTACAAGAGCATGAAGTACGATATAGGTTTCGTGCCCCAGCAGGACCTTGTACGCGGAAGTGATACGGTATACAGGACACTTTCGGATGCGGCGCTGCTGAGGCTGCCTTCGGATATGAAATACGACGAAAGAAGAAAACGCATAAACAGCGTACTTGACACATTCGGTCTTACACCTGTAAAGGGAAGCCTTGTGGACAAGCTTTCGGGAGGACAGCGCAAAAGGCTTTCGATAGCGATAGAGTATATCTCAGACCCCACACTTTTCATACTGGATGAGCCCGATTCGGGACTCGACGGAGTAATGGCGAGAGCGCTTTTCGAGAAGCTTCGCGCTATTGCGGACAGCGGCAAGATAGTTATTGTGATAACACACACACCTGACCGTGTGGCTGATCTGTTCGATGATGTTATAGTAGTGGCAAAGGACGCAAACCGTACAGGCAGACTTGCTTACTATGGTGCGAGAGAGAAGTCTTACGGATTTTTCGGGAAGAAGTCAATGGAAGAGATACTTATGTCAGTAAACCGCCGCGAAGAAGGCGGCGAGGGCAAGGCTGACGAATTTGTAAGGAAGTACGCAGCTGCTGCGGCAGGAGGTGAGCTTTGA
- a CDS encoding ABC transporter permease, whose protein sequence is MDTAVKHTGRMGQTFVYLGKLFRMFIFRNDWKVLPMAAVISGLVSFVVGKKMNVSMEGTLRGAFAFSCICIWNGFFNSIQVVCRERAIIKREHRSGLHMTSYVFAHMIYQAFLCGSQALITIFVMMVAKVRMPSEGFVFGAGSDLFVTMFLITYAADMISLFISSVVKNTTTAMTFVPFLLIFQLIFSGGFFSLTGKAYKMSYFTVSKWGLTSLCAQGNYNNLPMTSLWTSMSKMRSLEVEGEKPVDEMLDYITASNRKDELMLKCGSNNQEKKYESSTKNVLKCWGNLGIFIIGFAFLSIVSLEFIDQDRR, encoded by the coding sequence ATGGATACTGCTGTAAAGCACACAGGCAGGATGGGACAGACCTTTGTATATCTGGGAAAGCTGTTCCGTATGTTCATATTCAGGAACGACTGGAAGGTACTGCCAATGGCTGCTGTTATATCGGGGCTTGTATCCTTTGTTGTGGGCAAGAAGATGAACGTATCCATGGAGGGTACTCTCAGGGGTGCGTTCGCATTCTCCTGTATATGTATCTGGAACGGATTTTTCAATTCGATACAGGTGGTATGCCGTGAAAGAGCCATAATAAAGCGTGAGCACCGTTCGGGACTGCACATGACATCATACGTATTCGCACATATGATATATCAGGCTTTCCTATGCGGAAGTCAGGCGCTGATAACCATATTCGTCATGATGGTGGCAAAGGTTCGTATGCCGTCGGAGGGATTCGTATTCGGGGCAGGATCTGATCTTTTTGTGACCATGTTCCTTATAACCTACGCGGCGGATATGATATCGCTTTTCATATCCTCGGTGGTGAAGAACACCACTACTGCCATGACCTTTGTACCGTTCCTGCTGATATTCCAGCTGATATTCTCGGGAGGATTCTTCTCGCTGACGGGAAAGGCTTACAAGATGTCATACTTTACGGTATCAAAATGGGGGCTGACCTCACTTTGTGCGCAGGGCAATTACAACAATCTGCCCATGACCTCACTGTGGACTTCAATGAGTAAGATGAGAAGTCTGGAGGTGGAGGGTGAAAAGCCTGTAGATGAAATGCTGGACTATATAACAGCTTCAAACCGCAAAGACGAACTGATGCTGAAATGCGGAAGCAACAATCAGGAAAAGAAGTACGAATCATCGACTAAGAACGTGTTGAAGTGCTGGGGAAATCTCGGTATATTCATAATCGGGTTTGCATTTCTTTCCATTGTGTCACTGGAGTTTATAGATCAGGACAGGCGATAG